In Streptomyces capitiformicae, one genomic interval encodes:
- a CDS encoding substrate-binding domain-containing protein, with translation MTVLAVSTLLVLAGCATDEPTTGASSSPSAGTGSGTGEQSKFFVQADYDKQLALLDAAPTGPAGKPWEQALNPAMVETAKFTKSGPYKICFSNAGLNNPWRQVGFKTMQAEVDTHRGRISEFVHVDAEGKDQKQIADINDLLGKGCHALIVSPNTTATLTPAVEAACQKGLPVIVFDRGVDTTCPVTFINPIGGYGFGHVAAEFVTQKMKRGGKVLALRILPGVDVLETRWSAAKVAFDKAGVDVVGVEFTDGDPAKTKKIVNDYIQRYGTIDGVWMDAGAVAGAAVEAFEDAGKPVPPINGEDQLDFLKLWKDKKLTAIAPTYPTYQWRTPIIAALKILDGEQVPNPWKLPQPTITQDNLDEYVDPTMPPLHYAMCGCTDLPGYPRRWK, from the coding sequence ATGACGGTGCTGGCCGTGAGCACATTACTGGTGCTGGCCGGCTGCGCCACCGACGAGCCCACCACCGGCGCATCGAGTTCGCCCTCCGCGGGCACCGGGTCGGGCACCGGGGAACAGTCGAAGTTCTTCGTGCAGGCCGACTACGACAAGCAGCTCGCGCTCCTGGACGCCGCGCCCACCGGGCCGGCCGGCAAGCCCTGGGAGCAAGCGCTCAACCCGGCGATGGTGGAGACCGCGAAGTTCACGAAGTCCGGACCGTACAAGATCTGCTTCTCCAACGCGGGGCTGAACAACCCCTGGCGCCAGGTCGGTTTCAAGACCATGCAGGCCGAGGTCGACACGCACCGCGGCCGGATCTCCGAGTTCGTCCACGTCGATGCCGAAGGCAAGGACCAGAAGCAGATCGCCGACATCAACGACCTGCTCGGCAAGGGCTGCCACGCGCTCATCGTCTCGCCGAACACCACCGCGACGCTCACCCCGGCCGTGGAGGCCGCCTGCCAGAAGGGCCTGCCGGTCATCGTCTTCGACCGCGGCGTCGACACGACCTGCCCGGTGACGTTCATCAACCCGATCGGCGGCTACGGATTCGGCCACGTCGCGGCGGAGTTCGTCACCCAGAAGATGAAGCGGGGTGGCAAGGTGCTCGCGCTGCGCATCCTGCCCGGCGTCGACGTGCTGGAGACCCGTTGGTCCGCGGCGAAGGTCGCCTTCGACAAGGCGGGCGTCGACGTCGTCGGCGTCGAGTTCACCGACGGCGACCCGGCCAAGACGAAGAAGATCGTCAACGACTACATCCAGCGGTACGGCACGATCGACGGCGTCTGGATGGACGCCGGGGCGGTCGCGGGCGCGGCGGTCGAGGCGTTCGAGGACGCCGGCAAGCCCGTGCCGCCGATCAACGGCGAGGACCAGCTCGACTTCCTGAAGCTGTGGAAGGACAAGAAGCTCACGGCGATCGCCCCGACCTACCCGACCTACCAGTGGCGCACCCCGATCATCGCCGCGCTGAAGATCCTCGACGGCGAGCAGGTGCCGAACCCGTGGAAGCTGCCACAGCCGACCATCACCCAGGACAACCTGGACGAGTACGTCGACCCCACCATGCCGCCGCTGCACTACGCGATGTGCGGCTGCACGGATCTGCCCGGTTACCCGCGGCGCTGGAAGTAG
- a CDS encoding ABC transporter permease: MSGALSLPDRRTPPGVFVALVLTLAIGWLIVTVDGGRLFSLPTTVSLLHVAAGLGLVAVGQTLVVVGGSLDLSVAYVVSLSTLVAAETMAGDDGALLPAIGLTLAVSATIGLVNGLLVTTARINPFIATVGVGLLLKGYLDNGYDGPAGKTAPALVQGLGYQRIGPVPLSFLLLLAVAAAAWFVLARTRFGHHLIAVGGDPEVARLSGVRGSRVLVTAHVLCALCAGLAGVYLASRLGAGAPRVGTEGLYDLESIAAVVLGGTALAGGRGGVAGTVGGVLLLASIDAIFNQLEVDVFFKQVIRGVIIIAAVAVYARRAMRKAS; this comes from the coding sequence ATGAGCGGCGCGCTGTCCCTGCCGGACCGGCGGACCCCGCCCGGCGTGTTCGTCGCCCTGGTCCTCACCCTGGCGATCGGCTGGCTCATCGTCACGGTCGACGGCGGCCGGCTGTTCAGCCTGCCGACGACGGTGAGCCTGCTGCACGTCGCCGCCGGTCTGGGCCTCGTCGCGGTCGGCCAGACGCTGGTCGTCGTCGGGGGCTCGCTGGACCTGTCCGTGGCGTACGTGGTCAGCCTGAGCACCCTCGTCGCCGCCGAGACCATGGCCGGTGACGACGGTGCGCTGCTGCCGGCGATCGGCCTGACGCTCGCCGTCAGCGCCACGATCGGCCTCGTCAACGGCCTGCTCGTCACCACAGCGCGGATCAACCCCTTCATCGCGACCGTCGGCGTCGGACTGCTGCTGAAGGGGTACCTCGACAACGGATACGACGGCCCGGCCGGCAAGACCGCACCCGCCCTGGTACAGGGCCTGGGGTACCAGCGCATCGGCCCGGTGCCGCTGTCGTTCCTGCTGCTGCTCGCCGTCGCCGCCGCGGCCTGGTTCGTGCTGGCGCGCACCCGCTTCGGCCACCACCTGATCGCCGTGGGCGGTGACCCGGAGGTCGCCCGGCTCTCCGGCGTGCGGGGCAGCCGGGTCCTCGTCACCGCCCATGTGCTGTGCGCCCTCTGCGCCGGCCTCGCCGGGGTCTACCTCGCCAGTCGGCTCGGCGCCGGCGCACCGAGGGTGGGCACCGAGGGACTGTACGACCTGGAGTCGATCGCCGCGGTGGTGCTCGGCGGCACCGCCCTGGCCGGCGGGCGCGGCGGCGTTGCCGGCACGGTCGGCGGCGTGCTGCTGCTCGCGAGCATCGACGCCATCTTCAACCAGCTCGAGGTCGACGTGTTCTTCAAGCAGGTGATCCGTGGCGTGATCATCATCGCGGCGGTCGCCGTCTACGCCCGCCGGGCGATGCGAAAGGCGTCATAG
- a CDS encoding ThuA domain-containing protein, giving the protein MRRIIFIFGAIASVLLSLVIAQPASAAPTFRALVFTKTAGYRHDSIPAGLAMFREQAAANNFELVHSEDSSVFTPANLATFDVLIMFQTSGMVWTTAAQRQAVEGYLASGKGIVAIHNATDMGIENEYPWWDQTINGGAHMPEHSPGVLGGTAIVADKKHPSTAGLPDRWNRSEEWYNFDRNPRGDVHVLVTADERTYNPGPRAMGPDHPISWCRNTGGGRVWATGMGHTSAAYSETHFRNHVLGGVKWAAGNEPGDCGGTVWSNFEKRTLDDNTADPMALAVAPDGRVLYVQRAGQLKIFKPTTNRTVTAGTLSVYTGGEDGLTGLALDPDFASNGYVYLYHSPAGVPTDINRVSRFTLTGDTLNMSSQVTIIDIPATRDRTFAEPGHTGGYIEFGPDGNLYIGTGDDVPPNLDSNWQGYAPLDWRPGKANLDAARTAGNTNDLRGKLLRIRPSAGGGYTIPAGNLYPQGTAQTRPEIYAMGFRNPFRFSIDPANGWVYLADYGPDRGAPATNRGPEGLVELNVIKAPGNYGWPFCHGDNQAYAPYNPDTRVVGPKFNCNAPVNNSPNNTGLTSLKPIVAPNMWYGYGVSPDFPELGSGASAPMGGPVYRYNAANPSGTKFPPYYDGVHFFYEWSRHSIKEVHFDSATAVTRTNPFMPAGKFLKPMDMEFGPDGSLYLLEWGTNFFGGNNDSGLYRIDYNQGGRSPIAKATGTPTNGNAPLTVQFSSAGSTDPDPGNTLSYHWTFGDGTTSTAANPSHTYTANGNYTAQLKVTDNTGKTAFANVPITVGNTAPIVTITIPPNGGMLDFGDRVSYKVSVSDPGGAPIDCAKVFVNPALGHDDHQHETTDYPGCSGTIDTTLLGGHPEGANLYYVLNARYTDDGGPGGADPLTGYAQAILQPKHKQAEFYTDQSGVQVVEQAGAESGKRVGNISDNDWIAFNPMSLSGITSVSYRLSSPSGGGSIELRADSPTGTLLATTPVPSTGGWNNYQSTPAVNTADLAGSHLLYLVFKGTSNNWFDLDSLTFGGNGVGEPGSGGGGGVAGRTWTVAAQHSGKFMDVSDASTADGAQIVQWSATGGNNQKWQAVDAGGGAVYLKAVHSDKCLAVTGGSTTQGAFLQQSTCNNSNPQKFLVTQTTTVGVYTVKSLPSGLCVDVNGGSTADGARLLQWSCHSGTNQQWRFTAV; this is encoded by the coding sequence ATGCGTCGCATCATATTTATCTTCGGGGCGATCGCGAGCGTGCTCCTGTCGCTCGTCATCGCCCAACCGGCGTCAGCGGCGCCGACCTTCCGAGCCCTGGTCTTCACGAAGACGGCCGGCTACCGGCACGATTCGATCCCTGCCGGCCTCGCGATGTTCCGGGAGCAGGCGGCGGCCAACAACTTCGAGTTGGTCCATAGCGAGGACTCGAGCGTTTTCACCCCGGCAAACCTCGCCACCTTCGACGTGCTCATCATGTTCCAGACCTCGGGAATGGTGTGGACCACGGCGGCCCAACGTCAGGCGGTGGAGGGCTACCTCGCCAGTGGCAAGGGCATCGTCGCGATCCACAACGCCACAGACATGGGCATCGAGAACGAGTACCCGTGGTGGGACCAGACCATCAACGGCGGCGCACACATGCCGGAGCACTCCCCCGGCGTGCTGGGCGGCACCGCCATCGTCGCGGACAAGAAGCACCCGTCGACGGCCGGCCTGCCGGACCGTTGGAACCGCAGCGAGGAGTGGTACAACTTCGACCGCAACCCCCGCGGCGACGTCCATGTCCTGGTCACCGCGGACGAGCGCACGTACAACCCGGGCCCCCGTGCCATGGGGCCGGACCACCCCATCTCCTGGTGCCGCAACACCGGCGGCGGCCGCGTGTGGGCCACCGGCATGGGGCACACCAGCGCGGCCTACAGCGAGACCCATTTCCGCAACCACGTCCTCGGGGGCGTCAAGTGGGCGGCCGGCAACGAGCCCGGTGACTGCGGCGGCACCGTGTGGAGCAACTTCGAGAAGCGCACCCTCGACGACAACACCGCGGACCCGATGGCCCTCGCGGTCGCCCCGGACGGGCGGGTGCTCTACGTCCAGCGGGCCGGGCAGCTGAAGATCTTCAAACCGACCACGAACAGGACCGTGACAGCCGGCACGCTCAGCGTCTACACCGGCGGCGAGGACGGCCTCACCGGACTGGCGCTCGACCCCGACTTCGCCAGCAACGGCTACGTGTACCTGTATCACTCCCCGGCCGGAGTCCCGACCGACATCAACCGGGTCTCCCGGTTCACGCTCACCGGCGACACCCTGAACATGTCGAGCCAGGTGACGATCATCGACATCCCCGCGACCCGGGACCGTACGTTCGCCGAGCCCGGGCACACGGGCGGGTACATCGAGTTCGGCCCCGACGGGAACCTCTACATCGGCACCGGGGACGACGTCCCACCGAACCTCGACTCCAACTGGCAGGGCTACGCCCCGCTGGACTGGCGGCCGGGCAAGGCCAACCTCGACGCCGCCCGCACCGCCGGCAACACCAACGACCTGCGGGGCAAGCTCCTGCGCATCCGGCCATCGGCCGGCGGCGGCTACACCATTCCGGCCGGCAACCTCTACCCGCAAGGCACAGCGCAGACCCGGCCGGAAATCTACGCGATGGGCTTCCGCAACCCGTTCCGCTTCTCGATCGACCCGGCCAACGGGTGGGTCTACCTCGCCGACTACGGCCCGGACCGGGGCGCCCCCGCGACGAACCGCGGCCCCGAAGGGCTCGTCGAGCTCAATGTCATCAAGGCCCCGGGCAACTACGGCTGGCCGTTCTGCCACGGCGACAACCAGGCCTACGCGCCCTACAACCCGGACACCCGCGTCGTCGGCCCCAAGTTCAACTGCAACGCGCCGGTCAACAACTCGCCGAACAACACCGGCCTGACCAGCCTCAAGCCGATCGTCGCGCCGAACATGTGGTACGGCTACGGCGTCTCACCGGACTTCCCCGAACTCGGCTCCGGCGCCTCGGCGCCGATGGGCGGACCGGTCTACCGCTACAACGCCGCGAACCCGTCCGGGACGAAGTTCCCGCCCTACTACGACGGGGTCCACTTCTTCTACGAGTGGTCGCGCCACTCCATCAAGGAGGTCCACTTCGACTCCGCCACCGCGGTCACCCGGACCAACCCCTTCATGCCCGCCGGCAAGTTCCTCAAGCCGATGGACATGGAGTTCGGGCCCGACGGCTCGCTGTACCTGCTCGAGTGGGGCACCAACTTCTTCGGCGGCAACAACGACTCGGGTCTTTACCGCATCGACTACAACCAGGGCGGGCGGTCGCCGATCGCCAAAGCCACCGGAACGCCCACCAACGGGAACGCGCCGTTGACCGTGCAGTTCAGCAGCGCGGGGTCCACGGACCCGGATCCCGGTAACACGCTCAGCTACCACTGGACATTCGGCGACGGCACCACGTCCACGGCGGCCAACCCGTCACACACCTACACCGCCAACGGCAACTACACCGCCCAGCTCAAGGTCACCGACAACACCGGCAAGACAGCCTTCGCCAACGTGCCGATCACCGTGGGCAACACCGCACCGATCGTCACCATCACGATTCCGCCCAACGGCGGCATGCTGGACTTCGGCGACCGCGTCTCGTACAAGGTGTCCGTCTCGGACCCCGGCGGCGCGCCCATCGACTGCGCCAAGGTGTTCGTCAACCCCGCCCTCGGCCACGACGACCACCAGCACGAGACCACGGACTACCCGGGGTGCTCGGGCACCATCGACACGACGCTGCTCGGCGGGCACCCTGAGGGCGCCAACCTGTACTACGTCCTCAACGCCCGCTACACCGACGACGGCGGCCCCGGCGGTGCGGACCCGCTCACCGGCTACGCCCAAGCGATCCTCCAGCCCAAGCACAAGCAGGCCGAGTTCTACACGGACCAGTCGGGTGTGCAGGTCGTCGAGCAGGCCGGCGCGGAGAGCGGCAAGCGGGTCGGCAACATCTCCGACAACGACTGGATCGCGTTCAACCCGATGAGCCTGTCGGGCATCACGAGCGTGAGCTACCGCCTGTCGTCGCCGAGCGGCGGCGGATCGATCGAACTGCGTGCCGACTCCCCGACCGGCACACTCCTGGCCACCACACCGGTGCCCAGCACCGGCGGCTGGAACAACTACCAGTCCACGCCGGCGGTGAACACTGCCGATCTCGCCGGCTCGCACCTGCTCTACCTGGTGTTCAAGGGCACCTCGAACAACTGGTTCGACCTCGACTCACTCACCTTCGGCGGCAACGGGGTCGGCGAACCGGGCAGTGGCGGCGGTGGCGGCGTGGCCGGTCGGACCTGGACGGTCGCAGCGCAGCACAGCGGCAAGTTCATGGACGTCAGCGACGCCTCGACCGCTGACGGCGCCCAGATCGTCCAGTGGTCGGCCACCGGCGGCAACAACCAGAAGTGGCAGGCCGTCGACGCCGGTGGCGGCGCCGTCTACCTGAAGGCGGTGCACAGCGACAAGTGCCTCGCCGTCACGGGCGGGTCCACCACCCAGGGCGCGTTCCTGCAGCAGTCCACCTGCAACAACAGCAACCCGCAGAAGTTCCTCGTCACTCAGACCACCACGGTGGGCGTGTACACGGTGAAAAGCCTCCCCAGTGGACTGTGCGTCGACGTCAACGGCGGCTCGACGGCCGACGGCGCACGACTCCTGCAGTGGAGCTGCCACAGCGGCACCAACCAACAGTGGCGGTTCACCGCCGTATAG
- a CDS encoding sugar ABC transporter ATP-binding protein, with translation MSGLLPSPLLALRGIGKSFLGVRVLDGVDLQVRPGEVHAVVGENGAGKSTLMKVVSGVYQPDEGTVEFAGAPRTFRSPREAQQAGIGIVYQELTLLPERTVAENVCLGREPLRRGLVDRRAMLSHTAGLLASIGEGSLPPDTRVGRLGVAQQQVVEIVKALALDARLLIMDEPTAALADHEVDQLYALVRRLQEHGIGVLYVSHRLKEVFDLSSRITVLKDGRAVATLDTADTSADQLVRHMVGRELSSYYPDPAKPQELGPVRLTVRGGGNRKLRGIDLRLRAGEVLGVGGLQGSGRSALARALFGAAPFSTGQVTVAGAPVRLRSPRAAIRAGIAYVSEDRKGEGIVAEQSVLDNALLAGRAVRPGRLGHGARTARVRELLAAVELRAAGEDQEIRFLSGGNQQKVVLARWLALAPRILLFDEPTRGIDVGAKSAIHDLVRRLARDGAAVLMVSSELPELLGMSDRIIVMRDGRIAGELPAGATEEDVVALAVGTAREAAG, from the coding sequence ATGTCTGGCCTGCTGCCGTCGCCGCTGCTCGCTCTGCGAGGCATCGGCAAGTCGTTCCTCGGCGTGCGGGTGCTCGATGGCGTCGACCTCCAGGTCCGGCCGGGCGAGGTGCACGCGGTCGTCGGCGAGAACGGCGCCGGCAAGTCCACGCTCATGAAGGTGGTGTCAGGCGTCTACCAGCCCGACGAGGGAACGGTTGAGTTCGCCGGCGCACCGCGGACGTTCCGCAGCCCGCGCGAGGCCCAACAGGCCGGTATCGGCATCGTCTACCAGGAGCTGACCCTGCTGCCCGAGCGCACCGTCGCGGAGAACGTCTGTCTGGGCCGCGAGCCCCTGCGCCGCGGGCTCGTCGACCGTAGGGCGATGCTCAGCCACACCGCGGGGCTCCTCGCCTCGATCGGGGAGGGCTCGTTACCGCCCGACACGCGCGTGGGACGACTCGGCGTGGCGCAACAACAGGTGGTCGAGATCGTCAAGGCGCTCGCCCTCGACGCGCGGCTGCTCATCATGGACGAGCCCACCGCGGCTCTCGCCGACCACGAAGTCGACCAGCTCTACGCGCTCGTACGGCGGCTGCAGGAGCACGGGATAGGCGTGCTGTACGTCTCGCACCGCCTCAAGGAGGTCTTCGACCTGTCCAGCCGGATCACCGTGCTCAAGGACGGCCGGGCGGTGGCCACCCTGGACACCGCGGACACCAGCGCCGATCAGCTGGTGCGCCACATGGTCGGCCGCGAGCTGTCGAGCTACTACCCCGACCCGGCGAAGCCGCAGGAGCTGGGCCCGGTGCGGCTGACCGTCCGGGGCGGAGGCAACCGGAAGCTGCGCGGCATCGACCTACGGCTGCGCGCCGGCGAGGTGCTCGGCGTCGGCGGCCTGCAGGGCTCCGGCCGGTCGGCGTTGGCCCGCGCACTGTTCGGCGCCGCACCGTTCAGCACCGGCCAGGTGACCGTCGCCGGAGCGCCGGTCCGGCTGCGCTCGCCCCGCGCCGCGATACGGGCCGGTATCGCCTACGTCTCCGAGGACCGCAAGGGCGAGGGGATCGTCGCCGAGCAGTCGGTGCTCGACAACGCGCTGTTGGCCGGCCGCGCCGTCCGCCCGGGTCGGCTCGGCCACGGTGCCCGGACCGCGCGGGTCCGGGAGCTGCTCGCGGCCGTCGAGCTTCGCGCCGCAGGGGAGGACCAGGAGATCCGTTTCCTGTCCGGGGGCAACCAGCAGAAGGTCGTGTTGGCCAGGTGGCTCGCGCTCGCCCCGCGGATCCTGCTCTTCGACGAGCCGACCCGGGGCATCGACGTGGGCGCCAAGTCGGCGATCCACGATCTCGTCCGCCGGCTGGCCCGCGACGGCGCCGCCGTGCTGATGGTCTCGTCCGAGCTGCCCGAACTGCTCGGCATGAGCGACCGGATCATCGTCATGCGCGACGGCCGGATCGCCGGCGAGCTACCCGCCGGCGCGACAGAGGAGGACGTCGTCGCCCTGGCGGTCGGCACCGCGCGGGAGGCGGCCGGATGA
- a CDS encoding sugar phosphate isomerase/epimerase family protein, giving the protein MYTIGVNPWVWASPVDDEAMAELVPRIAAFGFDAVELPIEQPGDWDPARTRDLLAAYGLRAVGVCAVTSPGRDLVNAPPEVVASTVAYLKTCVDSAVAVGAPCVGGPVYAAVGRTWRMSPVERAACYADVRRALRPVADYAGERGVSIGVEALNRYETSVVNTVEQAVELVDGLPANVGLMIDTYHMNIEEADPYEALVTAGPHIKHVQVSGTDRGTPGADHFDWPRFLAGLATTGYGGAVCIESFTAQNEAIATAASIWRPLAPSQDTLARDGLSYLRTVLRGLENAPLTG; this is encoded by the coding sequence GTGTACACCATCGGTGTCAACCCGTGGGTCTGGGCCTCGCCGGTCGACGACGAGGCCATGGCCGAGCTGGTGCCGCGGATCGCCGCGTTCGGTTTCGACGCGGTCGAGCTGCCGATCGAGCAACCCGGCGACTGGGACCCGGCCCGCACCCGGGACCTGCTGGCGGCGTACGGCCTGCGCGCGGTCGGCGTCTGTGCGGTCACCTCGCCCGGACGTGACCTCGTGAACGCCCCGCCGGAGGTCGTCGCCTCCACCGTGGCGTACCTGAAAACGTGTGTGGACAGTGCGGTGGCCGTCGGCGCGCCCTGCGTCGGCGGCCCGGTCTACGCCGCGGTGGGGCGGACCTGGCGCATGTCACCGGTGGAGCGCGCGGCCTGCTACGCGGACGTCCGCCGCGCCCTGCGGCCCGTGGCCGACTACGCGGGGGAGCGGGGCGTGAGCATCGGCGTCGAGGCCCTCAACCGCTACGAGACGAGCGTCGTCAACACGGTCGAGCAGGCGGTGGAGCTGGTCGACGGCCTGCCCGCGAACGTCGGTCTCATGATCGACACCTATCACATGAACATCGAGGAGGCCGACCCCTACGAGGCGCTCGTCACGGCTGGTCCGCACATCAAGCACGTCCAGGTCAGCGGCACCGACCGCGGCACCCCGGGCGCCGACCACTTCGACTGGCCACGCTTCCTCGCCGGCCTGGCCACGACCGGCTACGGCGGCGCGGTGTGCATCGAGTCGTTCACCGCGCAGAACGAGGCCATCGCTACCGCGGCCTCGATCTGGCGGCCCCTTGCCCCGTCGCAGGACACCCTCGCCCGTGACGGGCTGTCCTACCTCCGAACTGTCCTCCGCGGACTGGAGAACGCTCCCTTGACCGGGTGA
- a CDS encoding ABC transporter permease produces the protein MRIARPLRLLEFRSGSLAPIIVILAVLLVLLTARQPDFLSPPSLMSFLGRSAPIILLAAGQYFVIVSGELDLSVGSLVTAQVVIAARLIDSDPSAGWPVVVLLFAFGIAVGLVNGLVTTRLRVPSFITTLGMFLILVGAVYLWSNGAPKGGLSEEFRRLGRSAFEDVPVLGRIPYALVILLAAAALALVLTRSDFGRTLVAVGGNPRTAELSGVRVWRAKTMAFVLSGLAATLAAVLIGGYSGVSFQAGAGLEFGAITAAVLGGVALGGGRGSVVGAMLGALTLETLFTLMNFYGVSGALKPTVQGAIILFAVAAASFRFPSR, from the coding sequence ATGCGGATCGCGCGCCCACTGCGGCTCCTTGAGTTCCGCTCCGGCAGTCTCGCACCGATCATCGTGATCCTGGCGGTGTTGCTGGTTCTGCTGACCGCCCGCCAACCGGACTTCCTCTCGCCGCCGTCGCTGATGTCGTTCCTCGGCCGCTCCGCGCCGATCATCCTGCTCGCCGCCGGCCAGTACTTCGTCATCGTCTCCGGCGAGTTGGACCTGTCCGTCGGCTCTCTGGTCACCGCGCAGGTGGTCATCGCCGCCCGGCTGATCGACAGCGATCCGTCGGCCGGCTGGCCTGTCGTCGTGCTCCTGTTCGCGTTCGGCATCGCCGTCGGCCTCGTCAACGGCCTCGTCACCACGCGGCTGCGGGTGCCGTCGTTCATCACGACCCTCGGGATGTTCCTGATCCTCGTCGGTGCCGTGTACCTGTGGTCCAACGGTGCCCCGAAGGGCGGCCTCTCCGAGGAGTTCCGCCGGCTCGGTCGGTCGGCGTTCGAGGACGTGCCCGTGCTGGGCCGGATACCGTACGCCCTGGTCATCCTGCTGGCGGCGGCCGCTCTGGCGCTGGTGCTGACGCGTTCGGACTTCGGCCGCACCCTGGTCGCCGTCGGCGGCAACCCGCGGACCGCCGAGCTGAGCGGCGTGCGCGTGTGGCGCGCCAAGACCATGGCGTTCGTCCTCAGCGGACTCGCCGCCACGCTCGCGGCGGTCCTTATCGGCGGGTACAGCGGAGTGTCGTTCCAGGCCGGTGCCGGCCTTGAGTTCGGCGCGATCACCGCGGCGGTCCTCGGCGGTGTCGCTCTGGGCGGGGGCCGCGGTTCGGTCGTCGGCGCGATGCTGGGTGCGCTGACCCTCGAGACGCTCTTCACGCTCATGAACTTCTACGGCGTCTCCGGCGCCCTCAAACCGACCGTCCAGGGCGCGATCATTCTGTTCGCCGTGGCGGCGGCGTCCTTCCGTTTCCCGTCCAGATAA